A DNA window from Fusarium fujikuroi IMI 58289 draft genome, chromosome FFUJ_chr11 contains the following coding sequences:
- a CDS encoding related to alcohol dehydrogenase translates to MARQWILNDQQGFETSLKYETKVPIPSKDEVGSNDVLVKLHAASLNYRDLVIAASAQFGPITPPMVPLCDGAGSVEAVGSSVKDFKLGDRVITFPAPDVVVERGSDADVNMSDVPTMLGLGTKGTLRTHGVFSKGALVHAPESVDWLQAATLPVTWITAWNALSELGKDQIGPHTWILVQGTGGVSVATLQLASSFGLTVVATTSSQEKAEKLKGLGATHVVNYRGNATGWGKEARSLTPDGVGFDMIVDIGGDETLKQSLEAVRPYGSIQVVGAVAQDAEVVPMMGALMFTCTIRGFLMGSQNQYKDLVRYIDEKKLKPVYDDTVFELADAKEAYRKLKERKHFAKVVIRIDYE, encoded by the exons ATGGCAAGGCAGTGGATTCTCAACGACCAGCAGGGCTTTGAGACGTCACTCAAGTATGAGACCAAAGTGCCCATCCCGTCCAAAGACGAAGTAGGTTCAAATGATGTTCTAGTCAAACTCCATGCAGCCAGTCTCAACTATCGAGACCTAGTCATTGCTGCATCAGCT CAATTCGGCCCCATCACCCCACCAATGGTCCCTCTATGTGATGGAGCAGGCTCAGTCGAAGCCGTTGGCTCTTCTGTCAAAGACTTCAAACTTGGCGATCGAGTCATCACTTTCCCTGCACCAGACGTGGTGGTGGAGAGAGGTAGCGATGCTGATGTCAACATGTCAGATGTACCGACCATGCTCGGCTTGGGTACCAAAGGAACGCTTCGTACCCATGGAGTATTCTCGAAAGGCGCTCTTGTTCATGCGCCCGAGTCTGTCGATTGGCTTCAAGCTGCCACTCTCCCTGTCACCTGGATCACAGCTTGGAACGCTCTCTCGGAACTAGGCAAGGATCAAATTGGACCACACACCTGGATCCTGGTTCAGGGAACTGGAGGCGTCAGTGTAGCGACCCTGCAACTTGCATCATCCTTTGGGCTCACCGTCGTTGCGACTACTTCATCTCAAGAGAAGGCAGAGAAGTTGAAAGGACTTGGTGCAACTCACGTTGTCAACTATCGCGGGAATGCTACTGGATGGGGCAAAGAGGCGCGATCTTTGACACCTGATGGAGTAGGCTTCGATATGATCGTGGATATTGGCGGTGATGAGACACTCAAGCAGTCGCTCGAAGCAGTGCGCCCTTATGGGTCTATCCAAGTCGTTGGTGCTGTTGCGCAAGACGCTGAGGTCGTTCCCATGATGGGGGCTCTAATGTTCACGTGCACTATTCGTGGGTTTCTTATGGGTAGCCAGAATCAGTACAAGGATCTTGTGCGATAcatcgatgagaagaagctcaaaccTGTATATGATGACACGGTCTTTGAGCTGGCAGATGCCAAGGAAGCTTACAGGAAGCTGAAGGAGCGGAAGCACTTCGCCAAGGTCGTCATCCGCATCGACTATGAATAG
- a CDS encoding related to long-chain-fatty-acid--CoA ligase, which produces MAHTSGITPLHQVFKPPFTIESPGYEKKENETVPRRHPRARDGLIERPSEDVRTVFDIIRRSARLFPESNAVGSRKLIQLHKGTYQFDKKVDGKVQKVEKEWTYFELSGFSFLTYKQYEKHCLEVGSGLRKLGLGRGDKVFLFGSTSAQWIATSHACATQSMSIITAYDSLGSNGLEHSLIQTQAEVMYIDPYLLKTASEPLKKSKVHTLIVNEASIFGGLELLEEFKTSHPKVKVISFDELCKAGASEMLDPVYPEPDDLYCVMYTSGSGGVPKGVRIAHRNLIAGIAGLYTCVSDCVTHNDVLLAYLPLAHVLEMALENLGYYFGGAIGYGNPRTLSDTSVRNCAGDMRELAPTIMPGVPQVYETIRKGVMARLNASVLLRTLFWRAFAYKSFMVKHKLPGACLLDSIVFGKVREMTGGRIRFLFNGGSAISLSTKHFLSLVLAPMFTGYGLTETCANGSLGSPLEFTLHSIGTIPGSIEVKLVSAPEVGYSADTKTPQGEILIKGAAVMLGYYDNEEETKRSFTEDGWFKTGDVGEFDTDGHLRVIDRIKNLVKLLSGEYVALEKLEAIYRGVQGIMNVMAYADSDHSRPIAVVMPNETSLLHIAREMGIDEHSMHSDPRVQEILLKDLQAAGKRGGLSSAEIVTGIVITPEEWTPASGLVTATQKLNRRAINTRYKSEIHEALKNA; this is translated from the exons ATGGCGCATACCTCAGGCATTACGCCTTTACATCAGGTGTTCAAACCACCTTTCACCATCGAATCGCCTGgatatgagaagaaggagaatgaAACTGTTCCCCGTCGACACCCAAGGGCACGCGATGGCCTGATTGAACGCCCATCAGAAGATGTTCGCACTGTCTTCGACATCATTCGCCGCAGCGCACGACTGTTCCCCGAAAGCAATGCTGTTGGTTCTAGAAAGCTGATTCAGCTCCACAAAGGAACATATCAGTTCGACAAGAAAGTAGACGGAAAGGTGCAGAAGGTGGAAAAGGAATGGACATACTTCGAGTTGTctggcttttctttcttgacGTACAAGCAGTATGAGAAGCATTGTCTTGAAGTCGGCTCAGGCCTACGCAAGTTGGGACTTGGTCGTGGTGATAAAGTATTTCTATTCGGGTCTACAAG TGCGCAATGGATCGCTACATCGCATGCTTGTGCTACACAGTCCATGTCGATCATCACAGCTTACGACTCCCTTGGATCGAATGGTCTTGAACACAGTCTCATCCAAACCCAAGCAGAGGTCATGTACATCGACCCATATCTGCTGAAAACGGCATCAGAGCCTCTCAAGAAGTCAAAGGTTCACACTTTGATCGTGAATGAAGCATCCATCTTCGGCGGGTTGGAACTCCTGGAAGAGTTCAAGACCTCACATCCAAAGGTCAAAGTAATTAGCTTCGACGAACTTTGCAAGGCTGGAGCGAGCGAAATGTTAGATCCTGTTTATCCCGAACCCGATGACTTGTACTGCGTCATGTACACTTCAGGATCTGGGGGCGTTCCGAAGGGCGTGCGCATTGCGCACCGCAATCTCATTGCAGGCA TTGCCGGTCTTTACACGTGCGTCTCCGATTGTGTCACTCACAACGACGTCTTGCTTGCATATCTTCCCCTTGCCCATGTCTTGGAAATGGCTCTTGAAAATCTCGGGTACTATTTTGGCGGTGCTATTGGCTACGGTAATCCACGGACCCTGTCCGATACGTCAGTGAGGAACTGCGCTGGAGACATGCGTGAGCTGGCGCCTACAATCATGCCCGGCGTTCCGCAAGTGTACGAGACTATCAGAAAAGGTGTCATGGCTCGACTCAACGCAAGCGTGCTTCTGCGAACATTATTCTGGCGTGCCTTTGCATACAAGAGCTTCATGGTCAAGCACAAGTTACCTGGTGCTTGTCTGCTTGACAGCATTGTTTTTGGAAAGGTTCGAGAGATGACTGGCGGCAGAATCCGATTCCTTTTCAATGGTGGAAGCGCCATCTCTCTGTCGACGAAACACTTCCTGTCCCTCGTGCTTGCTCCTATGTTCACAGGTTATGGTCTTACCGAAACTTGTGCAAACGGATCATTAGGATCCCCCCTTGAGTTCACCCTCCATTCGATTGGTACAATCCCGGGATCCATCGAGGTCAAATTGGTATCTGCTCCCGAAGTCGGCTACTCTGCCGATACGAAGACTCCGCAAGGTGAGATCTTGATCAAGGGTGCAGCCGTTATGTTAGGATACTATGATAATGAGGAAGAAACCAAGAGAAGCTTTACTGAAGATGGTTGGTTCAAAACCGGAGATGTTGGCGAGTTCGATACTGATGGCCATCTTCGTGTGATCGACCGCATCAAAAACCTGGTAAAGTTACTCAGTGGCGAGTATGTTGCCCTAGAGAAGCTGGAGGCTATCTATCGCGGCGTGCAGGGTATCATGAACGTCATGGCATATGCCGACTCTGACCACTCTCGACCTATTGCTGTCGTGATGCCCAACGAgacctctcttctccatatcGCTCGAGAGATGGGTATCGATGAGCATAGCATGCACAGTGATCCTCGAGTTCAAGAGATATTGCTCAAAGATCTGCAGGCAGCTGGGAAGCGAGGCGGTCTATCGAGTGCCGAGATTGTTACTGGCATAGTTATAACACCAGAGGAATGGACTCCAGCAAGT GGCCTCGTTACAGCTACTCAAAAGCTTAACCGACGGGCTATAAACACCAGATATAAAAGCGAGATCCACGAGGCACTCAAGAACGCATGA
- a CDS encoding related to putative multidrug transporter gives MEQSDARTSSPGISASPVQHSHDIEIETVKNAKENSSSKDAEALQVDEGRQPKQKKSVAFRLAFIGLSATLFVFQVDATALGIALPTIANDLKGSSLESFWANLSYTLCGLVMQPVWASISDAFGRKPPLYVCIGLFFIGSVTFAVAQKMKTIIVGRVLQGFGGGGIDVLIQVILADMTTLEERSKYLGLMGIPNAVGNILGPSVGALFSTWAGSLFPWAAWETLVPMILGVLVLAAFIFYEAKPAAPIMPHRLFHSITANMTLLGGFIHGAILVSLLQYLPLIYQAVYLETPIKSAVFLLPTSIISVFIAVISMMMVPLFGGYTWLLRLSWALLALGTGILAILNLSSPSSMLYGIPVIWGTGVALLRLNLLPMQASVKNVDDTGVAIGQFLTIRMFGGLIGLTVASAIFNTVFAKTIASSSLQLAGPLAPLEDASKAIAFIKELRTLSIFPTTLNEVLRVYLECFRTVFYTMAGLGALGLLTSMFLEEIDLKSQDRGNQRFED, from the exons ATGGAACAATCGGACGCCAGAACAAGCAGTCCAGGGATCTCTGCATCTCCAGTACAACACAGTCATGACATTGAAATTGAGACGGTAAAGAACGCCAAGGAAAATTCATCATCGAAAGATGCGGAAGCGTTGCAAGTTGATGAAGGCAGGCAGCCAAAGCAGAAAAAGTCTGTGGCCTTCAGGTTGGCTTTTATAGGTTTGTCTGCTACACTGTTCGTATTCCAAGTAGATGCAACAGCACTTGGCATTGCGTTGCCG ACAATAGCCAATGACCTCAAAGGTTCGAGTCTAGAGTCTTTCTGGGCCAATCTATCCTATACACTATGCGGTCTTGTAATGCAACCGGTGTGGGCAAGCATATCAGACGCATTCGGCCGAAAACCACCACTCTACGTCTGCATTGGGCTATTTTTCATCGGATCAGTTACCTTTGCTGTTGCTCAGAAAATGAAAACGATAATCGTGGGCCGTGTACTCCAGGGTTTTGGCGGCGGTGGCATCGATGTTCTTATTCAGGTTATCCTCGCTGACATGACAACACTCGAGGAACGATCAAAATATCTGGGTTTGATGGGTATCCCAAATGCAGTGGGCAATATTCTTGGACCATCTGTAGGTGCTTTGTTTTCTAC TTGGGCTGGCTCCTTGTTTCCTTGGGCCGCATGGGAGACCTTGGTTCCTATGATTTTGGGTGTCTTGGTGCTTGCCGCTTTCATCTTCTACGAAGCGAAGCCTGCAGCACCAATCATGCCTCATCGGCTGTTCCACTCCATTACTGCCAACATGACATTGCTTGGAGGGTTCATTCACGGAGCCATCCTCGTTTCGTTACTTCAGTATCTGCCTCTGATTTATCAAGCTGTGTATCTGGAAACGCCGATCAAGTCAGCTGTCTTTCTGTTGCCAACGTCTATCATTAGCGTGTTCATCGCAGTAATCTCTATGATGATGGTACCATTATTTGGAGGCTATACCTGGCTACTGAGGCTCTCATGGGCCTTGTTGGCTCTCGGTACTGGGATTCTGGCAATCCTAAATCTCAGTTCGCCTTCATCGATGCTCTACGGAATCCCTGTGATATGGGGAACAGGTGTTGCTCTTCTAAGACTCAATCTTCTGCCGATGCAAGCCAGCGTCAAAAATGTTGATGATACAGGCGTTGCAATCGGGCAGTTTCTCACGATTCGTATGTTTGGAGGTTTGATCGGTCTGACCGTCGCCTCTGCAATATTCAACACTGTCTTTGCAAAGACCATCGCCTCAAGCTCGTTGCAACTTGCGGGGCCTCTGGCACCTTTGGAGGATGCATCCAAAGCCATTGCTTTTATTAAagaactcaggaccttgagcATTTTTCCGACAACACTTAATGAAGTGCTAAGAGTCTACCTCGAATGTTTTCGCACGGTCTTCTACACAATGGCCGGCTTGGGTGCTTTGGGGTTGCTGACGTCAATGtttcttgaggagattgaccTCAAGAGCCAAGACCGTGGCAATCAGCGTTTTGAAGACTAA